The nucleotide window CTATCCATGTTAATGGTGGTTTTCACCTTGTTTATCACCTCCTCCGTTTCTTTTACGTACTCCTCGTCCGAAGCGGCAAATGCAGCTGGTGTGAGCGGGAAGAGCCATGCTGGCGAGGACAGAGTTGCTGCAGCTGCTGCCGCCACGAACGATAAGAATTCGCGGCGTCGAGGTTGTGGGAttgtggcggtggcggtggatTTGGTGGACTTGATTGGTGGAAGAGATTTGAGTTTAGAGGTGGGAGTTAGGAGTGTTGGTGAGGCCATGGTTGGGAGTGGAGGGAGAGAGGACTGGggatgagagagagaatgtgtTTGTAGGAGTAACCAGTAATTGGATTTGTGCCACGTGTGCTTATCAGTTATCACCTTATCttatttatttggtttttcGGATGAGAGGTGAACCAATGAGGCATTGGATAGAGAT belongs to Malus sylvestris chromosome 17, drMalSylv7.2, whole genome shotgun sequence and includes:
- the LOC126610085 gene encoding photosystem II repair protein PSB27-H1, chloroplastic-like, yielding MASPTLLTPTSKLKSLPPIKSTKSTATATIPQPRRREFLSFVAAAAAATLSSPAWLFPLTPAAFAASDEEYVKETEEVINKVKTTINMDRNDPNVASAVAELRETSNSWVAKYRREKTLLGRVSFRDIYSAINAVSGHYVSFGPTAPLPAKRKARILEEVETAEKALLRGR